A window of Cryptomeria japonica chromosome 3, Sugi_1.0, whole genome shotgun sequence contains these coding sequences:
- the LOC131034206 gene encoding ethylene-responsive transcription factor RAP2-1-like, whose product MRYRGVRKRKWGKYVAEIRSGKRSRISLGSYFTAQAAARAYDAALLCLRGTNATRFNFPDSKFNSTVLDVLAAQINPSPDVIRTAAIAVGSAYDTIPPPHDEETGPSTGAGRSVEEEATAEAIQVEEEDEEENDTKYLLQSPEHRALEESVQMAPLQLDLQVVTQPYDESELFGHLDTWDATTKR is encoded by the coding sequence ATGAGATACCGAGGCGTGAGGAAGAGAAAATGGGGCAAATATGTGGCCGAAATTCGGTCAGGAAAGAGATCGCGGATATCGCTGGGCTCGTACTTCACCGCTCAAGCTGCAGCTCGAGCTTATGATGCCGCGCTCCTGTGCCTTCGAGGAACCAACGCAACGCGTTTCAATTTTCCAGACTCGAAATTCAATTCAACTGTATTGGATGTGTTAGCTGCGCAAATCAATCCTTCACCTGACGTAATTCGAACGGCTGCCATTGCGGTTGGGTCCGCCTATGACACAATTCCTCCACCCCATGATGAGGAAACCGGGCCTTCCACAGGGGCAGGTAGGAGCGTTGAAGAAGAGGCAACGGCGGAagcaattcaagtggaagaagaagacgaagAGGAGAATGATACAAAATATCTGTTACAATCTCCAGAACATAGAGCACTTGAGGAAAGCGTTCAGATGGCTCCACTTCAGCTAGATTTGCAAGTCGTGACGCAGCCATACGACGAGTCTGAACTTTTCGGTCATTTAGATACTTGGGATGCCACGACAAAGCGCTAG